The Zygotorulaspora mrakii chromosome 3, complete sequence genome includes a region encoding these proteins:
- a CDS encoding SDR family oxidoreductase — translation MSVFVSGANGFIALHIVSDLLKLGYKVIGSVRSQEKADQLHRQFKNPNLSVVIVENISNPGAFDELFLKYGKDIKVVLHTASPFHYNTENCERDLLNPAVNGTRNILESIKRYAFDSVERVVITSSDAAVTSFKDDTNPNNLLTEDSWNKISWEEATRGPEEAYYGAKTFAERAAHDFWKENQDKVKFKLSTVNPVWVFGPQLFDENALGEVNTSCQYIKAIIDSKMGEKLDMDIVGGYVDVRDVSKAHMVAFQKEESIGRRLVLCAGRFTLLNIADVLCESFPQLAGKIASGNPDESFKRLNSLAKFDYTNTNKILDFDFIPFEKTICDTAAQMLKMEKRQL, via the coding sequence ATGTCTGTATTTGTTTCAGGAGCAAATGGATTCATTGCATTGCACATAGTTAGTGACTTGTTAAAGTTAGGGTACAAGGTTATCGGTTCCGTCAGATCACAGGAGAAGGCTGATCAGCTTCATAGGCAGTTTAAAAACCCAAATCTGTCAGTTGTGATCGTAGAGAATATCTCCAATCCCGGTGCCTTCGATGAGCTATTCCTTAAATATGggaaagatatcaaggTGGTGTTACATACAGCTTCTCCATTTCATTATAATACAGAAAATTGTGAAAGAGACCTTTTAAACCCAGCAGTTAATGGAACCAGGAATATATTGGAGTCTATAAAACGTTATGCGTTTGATTCTGTTGAGCGCGTTGTGATTACATCTTCCGATGCGGCCGTTACCAGCTTCAAGGATGATACCAATCCGAACAACCTTCTGACAGAAGACTCTTGGAATAAAATTAGCTGGGAAGAAGCAACTAGGGGTCCCGAAGAAGCATATTATGGCGCAAAGACATTTGCTGAAAGAGCTGCGCACgatttttggaaagaaaatcaagacAAGGTAAAGTTCAAGTTGTCAACAGTGAACCCAGTTTGGGTTTTTGGCCCACAGCTATTTGACGAAAATGCTCTCGGGGAAGTAAATACTTCTTGCCAATATATCAAAGCTATTATAGACTCCAAGATGGGAGAGAAACTTGATATGGATATTGTAGGCGGATACGTCGATGTACGCGATGTCTCGAAGGCGCATATGGttgcttttcaaaaggaagaatCGATTGGCAGAAGGCTGGTTTTGTGTGCAGGCAGATTCACTCTCCTGAATATAGCCGACGTTCTTTGCGAAAGTTTTCCCCAATTAGCAGGTAAAATTGCCTCAGGAAATCCTGATGAAAGTTTCAAGCGCTTAAATTCGTTAGCGAAATTCGACTACACCAATACAAATAAGATATTAGACTTTGATTTCATACCTTTTGAGAAAACCATATGCGACACTGCAGCACAAATGCTGAAGATGgaaaagagacaattgTGA
- a CDS encoding ARN family MFS transporter: MSQNYERRPHEETSNGISKRGDKVVEVEEKLENGVDSDMPDKLKMTKSLVIRKAELMAKQYDSWYLRSLFLLSAFICSFGYGLDSNIRDIYMTYAMNSYSTHSLISTVGVISQVISAVAQIFFAGMSDVFGRLSLFIASIVFYVLGTIIQSQAFDVKRYAAGTFFYNVGLVGVMLQVVLILSDNSSLKWRLFYTFVPAWPSIITTWVSGNVVAAANPEENWSWSIAMWAFIFPLSCLPLIGCMLHMRWRVRNDPEWKELQAEKSFYQSHGLLKTAVQLFWKLDVLGVLLLTASVGCICVPLTLAGGVSTSWQNPKIIAPLVLGFVLVPIFIVWESKFALVPMAPFKLLKDRGIWAPLWILFLVCFVYAMAAGYLYTILLVAVDETDLSATRIMNLYAFVTAVFAPFLGIIVARSTRLKPYIIFGGALYFVTMGHFYRYRSGKESDKGIIAAMVVWGICSGLFDYPINVSIQTVTSHENMASVTALGYTIFSIGGAVASAISGAIWTQLLYPKLLQLIGDSDLAQAAYDSPFDFIVENPWGTPLREAMVEAYRYVQKYEVLVALVFTVPMFLLSFFIRDPQLTANVAQSLEEGEYVQTKEDDPINDWFAAHFSTLRHEKD; this comes from the coding sequence ATGTCCCAAAATTATGAGAGGAGGCCTCATGAAGAAACAAGCAATGGGATTAGTAAAAGAGGCGACAAGGTTGTCGAAGTAGAGGAGAAACTAGAAAATGGTGTTGATTCAGATATGCCCGATAAAttaaaaatgacaaaatcTCTTGTAATTCGTAAGGCGGAACTCATGGCAAAGCAATATGATTCGTGGTATTTGAGATCTTTATTTTTACTGTCAGCATTTATTTGCTCCTTTGGATATGGACTGGATAGTAATATAAGAGACATTTATATGACTTATGCGATGAATTCTTATTCAACACACTCTCTCATATCTACAGTGGGCGTTATCAGTCAAGTGATCTCTGCAGTTGCTCAGATATTCTTCGCAGGGATGTCTGATGTCTTTGGAAGGTTGTCCTTATTCATTGCATCTATTGTATTTTACGTTTTGGGGACAATAATTCAATCACAGGCTTTTGATGTAAAGCGGTATGCCGCAGGCACTTTCTTTTATAACGTAGGGCTCGTCGGTGTTATGCTTCAAGTcgttttgattttgtctGATAACTCGTCGCTGAAGTGGAGATTATTTTACACATTTGTGCCTGCTTGGCCTTCTATTATCACCACATGGGTTTCTGGTAATGTTGTAGCAGCTGCTAATCCTGAAGAAAACTGGTCCTGGAGTATTGCAATGTGGGCGTTCATATTTCCCTTAAGCTGTCTCCCACTGATTGGATGCATGCTTCATATGAGATGGAGAGTAAGAAACGACCCGGAATGGAAAGAACTACAAGCTGAAAAATCGTTCTATCAGAGTCATGGCTTACTAAAGACTGCTGTCCAATTGTTCTGGAAACTAGACGTGTTGGGTGTTTTATTGTTAACCGCAAGTGTAGGATGCATTTGTGTACCTCTAACTCTTGCTGGTGGGGTATCTACAAGCTGGCAGAATCCAAAGATAATTGCACCATTGGTTCTTGGTTTTGTACTGGTTCCTATTTTCATCGTTTGGGAAAGTAAATTTGCATTAGTGCCAATGGCTCCATTTaaattattgaaagatCGCGGTATTTGGGCCCCTTTATGGATACTGTTTTTAGTCTGTTTCGTCTATGCAATGGCAGCAGGTTACCTCTATACTATCTTACTGGTCGCCGTTGATGAGACTGACCTCTCTGCCACAAGAATAATGAATTTGTATGCCTTTGTAACGGCTGTTTTTGCTCCGTTTTTAGGAATCATTGTTGCTAGATCAACCAGACTAAAACCGTATATTATTTTCGGTGGGGCGCTTTATTTTGTTACTATGGGACACTTTTACCGTTACAGGTCGGGAAAAGAGTCCGACAAAGGGATAATTGCTGCTATGGTGGTTTGGGGTATCTGCAGTGGTCTTTTTGACTATCCAATAAACGTGTCAATCCAGACAGTGACTTCTCATGAGAATATGGCCAGTGTGACGGCCTTAGGCTACACAATTTTCAGCATTGGCGGAGCCGTTGCATCAGCTATCTCGGGTGCCATATGGACTCAGTTGCTGTATCCAAAGCTATTACAGTTGATAGGAGATAGTGATTTAGCTCAGGCAGCATATGATTCGccatttgatttcattgttGAAAATCCATGGGGTACACCTTTGAGAGAAGCGATGGTTGAAGCATATAGATACGTCCAAAAATATGAAGTTTTGGTGGCACTGGTGTTCACGGTACCAATGTTTTTGCTGTCTTTCTTTATAAGAGATCCTCAGTTGACCGCAAATGTTGCACAGAGCTTGGAAGAGGGAGAATATGTgcaaacaaaagaagatgacCCAATCAATGATTGGTTTGCAGCCCATTTCTCCACTTTGAGACACGAGAAAGATTAG
- the HSU1 gene encoding cystathionine gamma-synthase, whose amino-acid sequence MTEIDFGQPLPSNLEYAVSFGIPTWRTALGYVEKDPIVIEKMATGYPRYFPQPPIQKLCKYFVKKFGKNSEDCRPFPSLKEAEECLMFIKSVTGSESTAHLAVDTFKLADNESAKSGENNTLCIRIAAVLAAGDEFNHVKEYWKLRGECVSSRLADLLSKSFMETESFSSQVNHGLEERVLSAQSSGENAKILIKRRIADNHFNPFGSGKNSAALDVEKVDPEKVVYLVSSGMSSIFTARRFLTHWEESRASKYSSSHENTSKDQNTSVCNTAAIFGFPFKDTQVILRTFGTCKFYGFGDSRDIDSLKNYLDAPGNRILAVFIETPSNPLLNMPDLKKLRKLADKYGFFIVIDDTIGGLNVDVLGYADIICTSLTKLFNGSSNVMGGSVILNPQSSIYSSALDFFSSHEFEELLWLEDAVVLEENSRDFEDRTIRANENTEKLIYGLLLAQQGDIFKKIYYPALSSKETFENYEAVRNEKGGYGCLFSMSFFNELDAGVFYDSLKVFKGPSNGTNFTLACPYVQLAHHSELEEVSEFGADPNFVRVSVGLEDSKWLIEVFSAAIEAVKQRYHSKV is encoded by the coding sequence ATGACAGAAATCGACTTCGGTCAACCCCTTCCTAGCAACCTGGAGTATGCAGTTTCCTTTGGAATCCCTACATGGAGGACTGCACTTGGCTATGTGGAAAAAGACCCGATAGtaatagaaaaaatggcaacGGGATATCCCAGATATTTCCCCCAACCCCCTATTCAAAAGCTCTGTAAGTATTTcgtgaaaaaatttggaaagaattcTGAGGATTGTCGCCCTTTTCCTTCTCTCAAGGAGGCCGAGGAGTGCTTGATGTTTATAAAATCAGTCACGGGATCTGAGAGTACTGCCCATCTTGCGGTGGACACCTTCAAGCTCGCGGATAATGAGAGTGCGAAATCTGGGGAAAACAACACATTGTGTATAAGAATAGCCGCTGTCTTGGCGGCGGGCGATGAATTCAATCACGTTAAAGAGTACTGGAAATTAAGAGGTGAATGCGTATCTAGCCGCTTAGCAGATCTGCTCAGTAAGTCTTTTATGGAGACAGAGTCATTCTCAAGTCAAGTAAATCATGGGTTGGAAGAGAGGGTATTGTCTGCTCAGAGTTCTGGTGAAAACGCCAAAATATtaataaaaagaagaatagCAGACAATCATTTTAACCCATTCGGCTCGGGAAAAAATAGTGCGGCCTTGGATGTTGAGAAAGTAGACCCTGAAAAAGTTGTGTATCTGGTGTCGAGTGGCATGTCTTCCATTTTCACTGCTCGTAGGTTTCTGACTCATTGGGAAGAAAGCAGAGCATCCAAATATTCTTCGAGTCACGAAAATACTAGCAAGGACCAAAATACTTCTGTTTGCAATACAGCAGCGATATTTGGCTTTCCTTTTAAGGATACCCAAGTAATCCTTAGGACATTTGGGACATGTAAATTTTATGGCTTTGGAGATTCGAGGGATATCGACAGCTTGAAGAATTATTTAGACGCGCCGGGTAATCGTATACTGGCTGTTTTTATTGAAACACCCTCTAATCCTTTATTAAACATGCCCGATTTAAAAAAGCTGAGAAAGCTAGCAGATAAGTAtggttttttcattgtaaTCGATGATACCATAGGAGGCCTTAACGTTGACGTATTAGGCTATGCGGATATTATTTGTACTTCACTGACCAAACTCTTCAACGGATCTAGCAATGTCATGGGTGGCTCAGTGATTTTGAATCCACAATCCTCAATATATTCTTCTGCGCTCGATTTCTTTTCGAGTCATGAGTTCGAAGAGCTATTATGGCTTGAAGACGCCGTAGtccttgaagaaaactccagagattttgaagataggACTATACGTGCTAACGAAAATACCGAAAAGCTGATATATGGACTGCTATTAGCGCAACAAGGtgacatttttaaaaaaatatattatCCTGCTTTGAGTTCGAAAGAAACCTTCGAAAACTATGAGGCCGTTCGTAACGAAAAAGGTGGCTACGGGTGCTTATTTTCTAtgtctttttttaatgaaCTAGACGCTGGAGTGTTTTACGATTCCTTGAAGGTATTCAAAGGACCTTCGAACGGAACTAATTTTACTTTGGCATGTCCATATGTACAGCTGGCTCATCATTCCGAGTTAGAAGAAGTATCTGAGTTTGGCGCAGATCCTAACTTTGTAAGAGTGAGCGTAGGCTTAGAAGATAGCAAATGGTTGATAGAGGTGTTCTCAGCTGCGATTGAAGCTGTAAAGCAAAGGTATCATAGCAAGGTCTGA